One window of the Mycobacterium sp. SVM_VP21 genome contains the following:
- a CDS encoding CHAP domain-containing protein, with product MPRAWGCAVLTAAFCVLGQVPAAHAVPDRPVEPAPVQAGPDETGALSPRAAEQLDAFRRDAAEGALGNPVVYGDGQCYPLVQQYIHALGYPWQNRDPSGNAFDLYEHFPTNGLGEYFEQIPFDGGLNQPRVGDIVIYGPGGYVSEHGHAAVVTAVRGSGPLFGYEVAEQNSSGRLFVTLNWRDVSSMWNTLGYLRPKA from the coding sequence ATGCCACGTGCTTGGGGCTGCGCGGTACTGACGGCAGCGTTCTGTGTACTGGGCCAGGTGCCCGCGGCGCACGCGGTGCCGGATCGGCCGGTCGAACCTGCGCCGGTGCAGGCGGGGCCCGACGAGACCGGGGCATTGTCGCCGAGGGCAGCCGAACAACTCGATGCCTTCCGCCGCGATGCCGCCGAGGGCGCGCTGGGAAATCCGGTGGTGTACGGCGACGGCCAGTGCTATCCGCTGGTCCAGCAATACATTCATGCGCTCGGTTACCCCTGGCAAAATAGGGATCCCAGCGGCAATGCGTTCGATCTCTACGAACATTTCCCCACCAATGGCCTGGGTGAGTACTTCGAGCAGATCCCGTTCGACGGCGGCCTGAACCAGCCGCGGGTCGGCGACATCGTCATCTACGGCCCCGGTGGGTATGTCAGTGAGCACGGGCATGCCGCAGTTGTCACCGCCGTTCGGGGCAGCGGTCCCCTGTTCGGCTACGAGGTCGCCGAACAGAACTCCAGCGGCCGGTTGTTCGTGACGCTGAACTGGCGTGACGTCAGCTCCATGTGGAACACGTTGGGGTATCTGCGCCCCAAGGCGTAG
- a CDS encoding aminotransferase class I/II-fold pyridoxal phosphate-dependent enzyme — protein MSLHTLNRADLTAQYERYQRDYAELQAKKLALDLTRGKPAPEQLDLANGLLALPGPDDYRGDDGTDTRNYGGLQGLPELRSIFGELLGIAVPNLIAGNNASLEFMHDVVVYSMLHGGVDSPRPWSQEPVVKFLCPVPGYDRHFAITETLGIEMIPVPLREDGPDVDLIEELVAADPAIKGMWTVPVFGNPTGITYSWETVRRLVQMKTAAPDFRLFWDNAYAVHTLTTEFPHQIDVLGLAAAAGNPNRPYVFASTSKITFAGAGVSFFGGSLGNIAWYLQYAGKRSIGPDKVNQLRHLRFFGDADGVRLHMRRHQEILAPKFELAAEILENRLGDSKIASWTDPKGGYFISLDVWPGTARRTVALAKDAGIAVTEAGASFPYRKDPDDKNIRIAPSFPSTEDLRNAVDGLATCALLAAAEHLLG, from the coding sequence GTGTCGCTGCATACCCTCAACCGTGCCGACCTGACCGCGCAATATGAGCGCTACCAGCGGGACTACGCCGAGCTGCAGGCCAAGAAGCTCGCACTGGACCTCACCCGCGGCAAGCCGGCGCCCGAGCAGCTCGACCTGGCCAACGGCCTGCTGGCCCTGCCCGGTCCGGACGACTACCGCGGCGACGACGGCACCGACACCCGCAACTACGGCGGCCTGCAAGGTCTGCCCGAGCTGCGCTCCATCTTCGGGGAGCTGCTCGGCATCGCGGTGCCCAATCTGATCGCCGGCAACAACGCCAGCCTCGAATTCATGCACGACGTCGTCGTCTACTCGATGCTGCACGGCGGCGTGGACTCGCCGCGGCCCTGGAGTCAGGAGCCGGTCGTCAAGTTTCTGTGCCCGGTGCCCGGCTATGACCGGCACTTCGCGATCACCGAGACCCTGGGCATCGAGATGATCCCGGTCCCGCTGCGCGAGGACGGCCCAGACGTCGACCTGATCGAAGAACTCGTCGCCGCCGACCCGGCCATCAAGGGCATGTGGACCGTGCCGGTGTTCGGCAACCCGACCGGCATCACCTACTCCTGGGAGACCGTGCGCCGACTGGTCCAGATGAAGACCGCCGCACCCGACTTCCGGCTGTTCTGGGACAACGCCTACGCGGTGCACACCCTGACCACCGAGTTCCCCCACCAGATCGATGTGCTGGGGCTGGCCGCGGCCGCCGGCAACCCGAACCGGCCGTACGTGTTCGCCTCGACCTCGAAGATCACCTTCGCAGGTGCCGGCGTCAGCTTCTTCGGTGGCTCGCTGGGCAACATCGCCTGGTACCTGCAGTACGCCGGGAAGCGCTCGATCGGCCCGGACAAGGTCAACCAGCTGCGTCACCTGCGGTTCTTCGGCGACGCTGACGGTGTGCGGCTGCATATGCGCCGCCACCAGGAGATCCTGGCGCCCAAGTTCGAGTTGGCCGCCGAGATCCTGGAGAACCGGCTCGGTGACTCCAAGATCGCGTCGTGGACCGACCCCAAGGGCGGCTACTTCATCAGCCTGGATGTCTGGCCGGGCACCGCCCGACGCACCGTGGCGCTGGCCAAGGATGCCGGCATCGCGGTCACCGAAGCCGGCGCCTCGTTCCCGTACCGCAAGGACCCCGACGACAAGAACATCCGGATCGCTCCGTCGTTCCCGTCCACCGAGGACCTGCGCAACGCTGTCGACGGACTGGCCACCTGTGCGCTGCTGGCCGCCGCCGAGCACCTGCTGGGCTGA
- a CDS encoding FAD-dependent oxidoreductase: MTETTTCAIVGGGPAGMVLGLLLARAGVEVTLLEKHADFLRDFRGDTVHPTTLRLLDELGLWERFTTLAHSEIHQVSLDVAGRDVTVVDFGRLRRQPHPYVAMVPQWDLLNLLAESAQTEPTFTLRMQTEVTGLLHENGRVAGVRYRDAEGTGELRADLTVACDGRWSVARHEAGLHSREFPVNFDVWWFRLPNDRAAQPTLLPRLGPGRAAIMIPRDSYFQVAYLGRKGTDADKRARGIEGFRRDVVELIPEAADSVEALQSLDDVKHLDVRVNRLRHWSIDGLLCIGDAAHAMSPVGGVGINLAVQDAVAAATILAEPLRQGRVTARDLAAVQRRRELPTVVTQSVQRAAHRALNPILRGQNLSPPASVGRLFAILPWLSAIPAYLVGVGVRPERAPAFARRP; the protein is encoded by the coding sequence ATCACCGAAACAACCACCTGCGCGATCGTCGGTGGCGGACCGGCAGGCATGGTTCTCGGGTTGTTGCTGGCCCGGGCCGGCGTAGAGGTGACGCTGCTGGAGAAGCATGCCGACTTCTTGCGCGATTTCCGTGGCGACACCGTGCACCCCACCACCCTGCGCCTACTCGATGAGCTCGGGCTCTGGGAGCGTTTCACGACGCTGGCGCACAGTGAGATCCATCAGGTCAGCCTTGACGTGGCCGGGCGCGACGTCACGGTGGTCGATTTCGGCCGGCTGCGTCGCCAGCCGCACCCCTACGTTGCGATGGTGCCGCAGTGGGACCTGCTGAACCTGCTCGCCGAGTCCGCGCAGACCGAGCCGACGTTCACCTTGCGAATGCAGACCGAGGTCACCGGGCTGCTGCACGAGAACGGTCGGGTGGCTGGAGTGCGCTACCGCGACGCCGAGGGCACCGGAGAACTGCGTGCCGACCTCACGGTGGCCTGCGACGGGCGCTGGTCGGTCGCGCGGCATGAGGCGGGCCTGCACTCACGCGAGTTTCCGGTGAACTTCGATGTGTGGTGGTTCCGGCTGCCGAACGACCGCGCCGCCCAGCCCACCTTGTTGCCCCGCCTCGGGCCGGGGCGGGCCGCGATCATGATTCCGCGCGACAGTTACTTTCAGGTCGCCTACCTGGGGCGCAAGGGCACCGACGCCGACAAGCGGGCGCGCGGTATCGAGGGGTTCCGCCGCGACGTGGTCGAGCTCATCCCCGAGGCCGCGGATTCGGTGGAGGCGCTGCAGAGCCTGGATGACGTCAAACACCTCGATGTACGGGTGAATCGGTTGCGGCACTGGAGCATTGACGGGCTGTTGTGTATCGGCGACGCCGCACACGCGATGTCGCCGGTGGGTGGGGTCGGCATCAATCTGGCGGTGCAGGACGCGGTGGCCGCTGCGACCATCCTGGCCGAACCGCTACGGCAAGGGCGGGTGACCGCTCGGGATCTGGCCGCCGTGCAGCGACGTCGGGAGCTGCCCACCGTCGTCACCCAATCGGTGCAGCGGGCAGCGCACCGGGCACTGAACCCCATCCTGCGCGGCCAGAACCTCAGCCCGCCGGCGAGCGTGGGCAGGCTGTTCGCGATATTGCCCTGGCTCTCGGCAATTCCGGCTTATCTGGTCGGTGTGGGCGTTCGCCCGGAGCGGGCCCCGGCCTTCGCGCGCCGACCCTGA
- a CDS encoding YbaB/EbfC family nucleoid-associated protein, translating to MQPGGPPDMSALLAQAQQMQQRLLQAQQELAVTEVQGEAGNGLVKVTSNGSGEVLAVHIDPKVVDPEDIETLQDLLVGALADASKKAHTLAQQRLSPLAGGMGGALGMPGA from the coding sequence ATGCAACCAGGAGGCCCGCCCGACATGTCGGCGTTGCTGGCCCAGGCTCAGCAGATGCAGCAGCGACTGCTGCAGGCGCAGCAGGAGCTGGCCGTCACCGAGGTGCAGGGGGAGGCCGGAAACGGCCTGGTCAAAGTCACCTCCAATGGCAGCGGCGAGGTGCTCGCGGTGCACATCGACCCCAAGGTCGTCGACCCCGAGGACATCGAGACCCTGCAGGACCTGCTCGTGGGAGCGCTCGCCGACGCGTCGAAGAAGGCGCACACGCTGGCCCAGCAGCGGCTCTCGCCGCTGGCCGGCGGCATGGGCGGCGCGCTCGGCATGCCGGGAGCCTAG
- a CDS encoding class I SAM-dependent methyltransferase encodes MTAKTLTKSTKTTTNGKLGLAEVLMLLAGGGQPPLKISAYDGSSVGPSDTELGVDLLNPRATAYLATSLGQLGIARAYVAGDLELRGVHPGNPYPVLNAMADLEFKHPSPRELANIVRSVGLKNLKPIPPPPEEAPPRWRRTAQGLRHSKARDADAIHHHYDVSNTFYEWVLGPSMTYSCAIYPNPGASLEEAQENKYRLIFEKLRLQAGDRLLDVGCGWGGMVRYAARRGVQALGVSLSAEQVEWARTAIADEGLAGLAEVRHCDYRDIREDGLDAISSIGVSEHIGVKNYRSYFGFLKSKLRTGGLLLNQCVTMPDNSIYRGDAFTDRYVFPDGEITGSGRVISDIQQSGLEVLHEEDFRHHYAMTLRQWGRNLVSHWDEAVAEVGLGRAKVWGLYMAASVLCFERNLFQLHQVLASNVDRDGDDDLPLRPWWQP; translated from the coding sequence ATGACGGCCAAGACACTGACCAAAAGTACGAAAACCACCACGAACGGCAAGCTCGGCTTGGCCGAGGTTCTGATGCTCCTGGCGGGCGGAGGCCAGCCACCACTGAAGATCTCCGCCTACGACGGCAGCAGCGTCGGACCCAGCGACACGGAGCTGGGCGTCGATCTGCTGAACCCCCGCGCCACCGCCTATCTGGCCACGTCACTCGGTCAACTCGGGATCGCCCGCGCCTACGTCGCCGGCGACCTGGAACTGCGCGGCGTGCATCCCGGCAATCCGTACCCGGTACTCAACGCCATGGCGGATCTGGAGTTCAAGCACCCGTCGCCGCGCGAATTGGCCAACATCGTCCGGTCCGTCGGGCTGAAGAACCTGAAGCCGATTCCGCCACCACCGGAGGAAGCCCCACCCCGATGGCGTCGTACCGCGCAGGGACTGCGGCATTCCAAGGCTCGCGACGCCGATGCGATTCATCACCACTACGACGTCTCCAACACCTTCTACGAGTGGGTGCTCGGTCCGTCGATGACCTACAGCTGCGCGATCTACCCCAATCCCGGTGCGAGCCTGGAGGAAGCGCAGGAGAACAAGTACCGATTGATCTTCGAAAAGCTGCGCCTGCAAGCCGGCGACCGGCTGCTCGATGTGGGCTGCGGCTGGGGCGGCATGGTGCGCTACGCCGCCCGCCGCGGCGTTCAGGCGCTCGGGGTGAGCCTGTCGGCCGAACAGGTCGAGTGGGCACGAACGGCAATCGCCGACGAGGGACTCGCGGGCCTGGCCGAGGTGCGGCACTGCGACTACCGCGACATCCGCGAGGATGGGTTGGACGCCATCTCATCGATCGGGGTGAGCGAGCACATCGGGGTGAAGAACTATCGCTCCTACTTCGGCTTCCTCAAGTCGAAGTTGCGCACCGGCGGGTTGCTGCTCAATCAATGCGTGACAATGCCGGACAACTCGATCTACCGCGGCGACGCCTTCACCGACCGCTATGTCTTCCCCGACGGCGAGATCACCGGCTCGGGCCGCGTGATCTCCGACATTCAGCAGTCCGGGCTCGAAGTGCTGCACGAGGAGGACTTCCGCCACCACTACGCGATGACGCTGCGGCAGTGGGGCCGCAACCTGGTGTCGCACTGGGACGAGGCCGTCGCCGAGGTCGGGCTGGGTCGGGCCAAGGTGTGGGGGCTGTACATGGCGGCGTCGGTGCTGTGCTTCGAACGCAACCTGTTCCAGCTGCATCAGGTGTTGGCCAGCAACGTCGACCGTGACGGCGACGACGATCTGCCGCTGAGGCCTTGGTGGCAGCCCTAG
- the recR gene encoding recombination mediator RecR: MFEGPVQDLIDELGKLPGIGPKSAQRIAFHLLSVEPPEIDRLTAVLTKVRDGVRFCEVCGNVSDAERCRICGDPRRDFAQICVVEEPKDVAAIERTREFRGRYHVLGGALDPLSGIGPEQLRVRELLNRVGERVDGVDVSEVIIATDPNTEGEATATYLVRVLRDIPGLSVTRLASGLPMGGDLEFADELTLGRAFTGRRAMA, from the coding sequence GTGTTTGAGGGTCCGGTTCAGGACCTGATCGACGAGCTGGGCAAGCTGCCGGGCATCGGCCCCAAGAGCGCCCAGCGGATCGCTTTTCACCTGCTGTCGGTGGAGCCGCCGGAGATCGACCGGCTTACCGCGGTGCTCACCAAGGTCCGCGACGGGGTGCGGTTCTGCGAGGTGTGCGGCAACGTCTCCGATGCCGAGCGGTGCCGGATCTGCGGGGACCCGCGCCGCGACTTCGCCCAGATCTGCGTCGTCGAGGAGCCCAAGGACGTCGCCGCCATCGAACGCACCCGGGAGTTCCGCGGTCGCTACCACGTGCTCGGCGGCGCGCTGGATCCCTTGTCGGGGATCGGCCCCGAGCAACTGCGGGTGCGTGAGCTGCTGAATCGGGTCGGGGAGCGGGTCGATGGGGTGGACGTCAGCGAGGTGATCATCGCCACCGACCCCAACACCGAGGGCGAGGCCACCGCCACCTACTTGGTGCGGGTGCTGCGTGACATTCCCGGGCTCAGCGTGACGCGTTTGGCGTCCGGGCTGCCGATGGGCGGCGACCTGGAATTCGCCGACGAGCTGACCTTGGGCCGGGCCTTCACCGGCCGCCGCGCCATGGCCTGA
- a CDS encoding DNA polymerase III subunits gamma/tau: MALYRKYRPASFAEVVGQEHVTEPLCTALSAGRINHAYLFSGPRGCGKTSSARILARSLNCVQGPTPTPCGTCDSCVALAPNGPGSIDVVELDAASHGGVDDTRDLRDRAFYAPAQSRYRIFIIDEAHMVTTAGFNALLKIVEEPPDHLIFVFATTEPEKVLPTIRSRTHHYPFRLLAPRTMRELIGRICAQENVAVDDAVFPLVIRAGGGSPRDTLSVLDQLLAGSEKDDAGIDHVHYQRALGLLGATDVALIDEAVDALAAGDAASLFGAVEAVVDAGHDPRRFAIDLLERFRDLIVLQAVPDAVAKGVVDAPEDMLERMHEQAARLGPATLARYAEVVHAGLGEMRGATAPRLLLEVVCARLLLPSAADTEAALLQRVERIEGRLDMSIPAAPARTGAAPAASSPAPAAAATQAAPAASPAKQFTRRSTRAAEPAPAPAPEPAATPTPEPVPAPAATAPEPEPAAPPAPAPAPPPEPEPAAAPPAPAPAAVVTPGEPDAAAVRAMWTTVRDKVRQRSRTTEVMLAGATVRTVDGNTLVLSHESAPLARRLSEQRNADVIVEALKDALGVNWRVRCEAGGPAPDAGPAAAPAQVDVESARRADEEAMLAEAAVDAGSDAPPRRDPEEVALELLQNELGARRISGD; encoded by the coding sequence GTGGCGCTTTACCGCAAATACCGGCCGGCATCCTTCGCCGAAGTGGTGGGGCAGGAGCACGTCACCGAACCCCTGTGCACCGCGTTGTCGGCGGGCCGGATCAACCACGCCTATCTGTTTTCGGGACCTCGCGGCTGCGGCAAGACCTCGTCGGCGCGCATCCTGGCCCGATCGCTGAACTGTGTGCAGGGGCCGACCCCGACACCGTGCGGAACGTGTGACTCGTGCGTGGCGTTGGCCCCCAACGGCCCGGGCAGCATCGACGTCGTCGAACTCGACGCGGCCAGCCACGGTGGCGTCGACGACACCCGCGATCTGCGGGATCGCGCCTTCTACGCACCCGCCCAGTCGCGCTACCGGATCTTCATCATCGACGAAGCGCACATGGTGACCACCGCGGGTTTCAACGCGCTGCTCAAGATCGTCGAGGAACCGCCCGACCACCTGATCTTCGTGTTCGCCACCACCGAACCGGAGAAGGTGCTGCCCACCATTCGGTCGCGCACCCACCACTACCCGTTCCGGCTGCTCGCGCCGCGAACCATGCGCGAGCTGATCGGCCGGATCTGCGCGCAGGAGAACGTCGCCGTCGACGACGCGGTGTTCCCCTTGGTGATCCGGGCGGGCGGCGGCTCGCCGCGTGACACCCTCTCGGTGCTCGACCAGCTGCTGGCCGGCTCGGAGAAAGACGACGCCGGCATTGACCACGTCCACTATCAACGGGCGCTGGGTCTGTTGGGGGCCACCGATGTCGCGCTGATCGACGAGGCGGTCGACGCCTTGGCCGCCGGGGACGCCGCATCGCTGTTCGGAGCGGTGGAGGCGGTCGTTGACGCCGGCCACGACCCGCGCCGGTTCGCCATCGACCTGCTGGAGCGGTTCCGGGACCTGATCGTGCTGCAGGCGGTCCCCGACGCGGTCGCCAAGGGTGTGGTCGACGCGCCCGAAGACATGCTGGAGCGGATGCATGAGCAGGCCGCCCGGCTGGGCCCGGCGACCTTGGCCCGCTACGCCGAGGTGGTGCACGCCGGCCTCGGCGAGATGCGCGGCGCGACTGCTCCCCGGTTGCTGCTGGAGGTGGTGTGTGCCCGGCTGCTGCTGCCGTCGGCCGCCGACACCGAAGCCGCACTGCTGCAACGGGTTGAGCGCATCGAGGGCCGACTGGACATGTCGATCCCGGCGGCACCCGCACGGACCGGGGCCGCCCCCGCGGCGAGCTCGCCGGCTCCGGCCGCTGCCGCCACGCAAGCGGCACCCGCCGCGTCACCCGCCAAGCAGTTCACCCGTCGCTCTACCCGGGCCGCTGAGCCCGCGCCCGCGCCTGCGCCGGAGCCCGCCGCCACACCCACTCCCGAGCCGGTGCCGGCACCCGCCGCGACGGCGCCCGAACCCGAACCCGCTGCACCACCCGCGCCGGCCCCCGCGCCGCCGCCCGAACCGGAGCCCGCTGCGGCGCCGCCGGCACCCGCACCCGCTGCGGTGGTGACTCCGGGCGAGCCCGATGCCGCCGCCGTGCGCGCGATGTGGACCACGGTGCGCGACAAGGTTCGTCAGCGCAGCCGCACCACCGAGGTGATGCTCGCCGGCGCGACCGTGCGCACCGTGGACGGCAACACGCTGGTGCTCAGCCACGAGTCCGCCCCGCTGGCCCGGCGGCTCTCCGAGCAGCGCAACGCCGACGTCATCGTCGAAGCGCTCAAGGATGCCCTCGGGGTGAACTGGCGGGTGCGTTGTGAGGCCGGCGGACCCGCTCCGGACGCGGGCCCGGCGGCGGCGCCCGCTCAGGTCGACGTGGAGTCGGCGCGCCGCGCCGACGAGGAGGCCATGCTGGCCGAGGCCGCCGTAGATGCCGGCTCCGACGCCCCGCCTCGTCGCGACCCCGAAGAAGTGGCCCTGGAGTTGTTGCAGAACGAGCTGGGTGCCCGCCGGATCAGCGGCGACTGA
- a CDS encoding Rv3717 family N-acetylmuramoyl-L-alanine amidase, with product MRVPVLVRVGIAITTGLVVAAAVPNAPLAPLAWAGPANIAGMIVFLDPGHSGAGDPAALSRQVPNGRGGTKNCQTSGTATNSGYPEHSFSWDTTLRIRQALNSAGVRTAMSRGDDNGPAPCIDARAAAANALHPNAIVSIHADGGQPAGRGFHVNYSAPPLNPAQEGPAVRFAQIMRSQLQAAGIPPANYIGTDGLKGRADLAGLNLAEYPSVLVELGNMKNATDAALMESPAGRQRYADAVARGIASFLSAQTQVP from the coding sequence GTGCGCGTACCAGTTCTTGTCCGTGTCGGTATCGCGATCACCACCGGCCTGGTGGTGGCCGCCGCGGTGCCGAACGCCCCGCTGGCTCCCTTGGCCTGGGCCGGTCCGGCCAATATCGCCGGCATGATCGTGTTCCTCGACCCCGGCCACAGCGGCGCGGGCGACCCCGCTGCCCTGTCGCGTCAGGTGCCCAACGGCCGGGGCGGCACCAAGAACTGCCAGACCAGCGGCACCGCGACCAACTCCGGCTATCCCGAGCACAGCTTCTCCTGGGACACCACGCTGCGGATCCGCCAAGCCCTCAACTCCGCCGGGGTCCGCACCGCAATGTCGCGCGGTGACGACAACGGGCCGGCTCCGTGCATCGACGCACGCGCCGCGGCGGCCAATGCGCTGCACCCCAATGCCATCGTGTCGATCCACGCCGACGGCGGGCAGCCCGCCGGCCGCGGATTCCACGTCAACTACTCCGCACCTCCGCTGAACCCCGCCCAGGAGGGCCCGGCGGTGCGGTTCGCCCAGATCATGCGCAGCCAGTTGCAGGCCGCGGGCATTCCGCCGGCCAACTATATCGGCACCGACGGCTTGAAGGGGCGCGCCGACCTCGCCGGGCTCAACCTGGCCGAATACCCGTCAGTCTTGGTCGAGCTGGGCAACATGAAAAACGCCACCGATGCGGCCTTGATGGAGAGCCCGGCGGGCCGCCAGCGCTACGCCGACGCGGTGGCGCGCGGCATCGCCAGCTTCCTGAGCGCTCAGACACAAGTGCCCTAA
- a CDS encoding FAD-binding oxidoreductase yields the protein MSVRPADTPTSHARGVRRLLDSYRNIPADESVRLAKPTSNLFRARAKRQAPGLDTSGLVSVIAIDPENRTADVDGMCTYEDLVAATLPYGLAPLVVPQLKTITVGGAVSGLGIESASFRNGLPHESVLEMDVLTGDGELLTVSRDRHEDLFHAFPNSYGTLGYSTRLRIELEAVKPFVALRHIRFDSLDELVSTMDRIIDTGGLEGVPVDYLDGVVFSPRECYLCVGIATDTPGAVSDYTGQQIYYRSIRHAHGIKDDRLTIHDYLWRWDTDWFWCSRAFGAQRPLVRRWWPRRYRRSSVYSKLIAYDQRFAIADRIEKRHHRPPRERVVQDVEVPLERCRQFLDWFFAHVPIEPVWLCPLRLRGDEEWPLYPIRSNRTYVNVGFWSSVPAGATEGATNRLIEAKVSELDGHKSLYSDSYYTAAEFDELYGGETYRRIKKTYDPDSRLLDLYAKAVRRR from the coding sequence ATGTCCGTTCGGCCGGCCGATACACCGACATCCCACGCGCGGGGGGTGCGTCGGCTGCTGGACAGCTACCGCAACATCCCCGCCGACGAATCGGTCCGGCTGGCCAAGCCCACCTCCAACCTGTTTCGGGCTCGCGCGAAGCGCCAGGCACCCGGGCTGGACACCTCGGGCCTGGTGAGCGTCATCGCGATCGACCCGGAGAACCGCACCGCCGACGTCGACGGCATGTGCACCTACGAGGACCTGGTCGCCGCCACCCTCCCGTACGGTCTGGCGCCGTTGGTGGTCCCGCAGCTCAAGACGATCACGGTGGGCGGTGCGGTCAGCGGCCTGGGAATCGAGTCGGCGTCGTTCCGCAATGGGCTGCCGCACGAGTCGGTGCTGGAGATGGACGTGCTCACCGGCGACGGCGAACTGCTGACGGTGTCGCGCGACCGGCATGAGGATCTATTCCACGCGTTTCCGAATTCCTATGGCACGCTGGGATATTCGACGCGCCTGCGGATCGAGCTAGAGGCCGTCAAGCCATTCGTCGCGTTGCGGCACATCCGCTTCGATTCCCTGGACGAGCTGGTCTCGACGATGGACCGCATCATCGACACCGGCGGACTCGAAGGCGTTCCGGTGGACTACCTCGACGGGGTGGTGTTCAGCCCCCGAGAGTGCTACCTGTGTGTCGGTATCGCGACCGATACTCCCGGCGCCGTCAGCGACTACACCGGCCAGCAGATCTACTACCGCTCGATTAGGCACGCGCACGGGATCAAAGACGACCGGCTGACCATCCACGACTACCTGTGGCGCTGGGACACCGACTGGTTCTGGTGCTCGCGCGCGTTCGGGGCACAGCGCCCCCTGGTGCGCCGGTGGTGGCCGCGGCGCTACCGGCGCAGCAGTGTCTACTCGAAGCTGATCGCCTACGACCAGCGCTTCGCCATCGCCGACCGGATCGAGAAGCGGCATCACCGCCCGCCTCGTGAGCGAGTGGTGCAGGACGTCGAGGTCCCGCTGGAGCGCTGCCGGCAATTCCTGGACTGGTTCTTCGCCCACGTGCCGATCGAGCCGGTGTGGTTGTGCCCGCTGCGGCTGCGCGGCGACGAGGAGTGGCCGCTGTACCCGATCCGGTCCAATCGCACCTACGTCAACGTCGGCTTCTGGTCGTCGGTCCCGGCCGGCGCTACCGAGGGAGCCACCAATCGCCTGATCGAGGCCAAGGTGAGCGAGCTCGACGGCCACAAGTCGTTGTACTCCGACTCCTACTACACCGCCGCGGAGTTTGACGAGCTCTACGGCGGTGAAACCTATCGGAGGATCAAAAAGACTTACGACCCCGACTCGCGGCTACTGGACCTCTACGCCAAGGCGGTGCGACGACGATGA
- a CDS encoding class I SAM-dependent methyltransferase — protein MTIDSEQVRTSTGRLSLAQVLETLATDGRLPLRFTAYDGSSTGPEDAPLGLDLLTPRGTTYLATAPGDLGMARAYISGDLGLHGVHPGDPYRLLKALADELHFKRPSPRVLANIVRSIGIEHLVPIAPPPQEALPRWRRIAEGLRHSKSRDAGAIHHHYDVSNDFYEWVLGPSMTYTCAVYPTPDATLEQAQENKYRLIFDKLRLSPGDVLLDVGCGWGGMVRYAARHGVRAIGATLSAEQAQWAQRAIADAGLADRAEVRHCDYRDVGESGFDAVSSIGMTEHIGVANYPAYFDFLKSKLRRGGLLLNHCITRADNKSSATAGDFIDRYVFPDGELAGSGRIISEIQDVGLEVLHTENLRNHYELTLRDWCANLVAHWDDAVAEVGLATAKVWGLYMAGSRLGFEHNGIQLHHALAVNGGDDAGLPLRPWWRP, from the coding sequence ATGACGATCGACAGCGAGCAGGTACGCACTTCGACCGGCAGATTGAGCCTGGCCCAGGTGCTGGAGACCCTGGCCACCGACGGACGCCTGCCGCTGCGCTTCACCGCCTACGACGGCAGCAGCACCGGCCCCGAGGACGCACCCCTGGGCCTGGACCTACTGACCCCGCGCGGCACCACCTATCTGGCCACCGCCCCCGGCGACCTGGGGATGGCCCGCGCCTACATCTCCGGCGACCTGGGGCTGCACGGCGTGCACCCCGGGGATCCCTATCGGCTGCTCAAGGCACTGGCCGACGAACTGCACTTCAAACGGCCCTCGCCCAGGGTGCTGGCCAACATCGTGCGCTCGATCGGGATCGAGCATCTGGTGCCGATCGCCCCGCCACCCCAAGAGGCACTCCCCCGGTGGCGACGTATCGCGGAAGGGTTGCGACACAGCAAGTCTCGGGACGCCGGGGCGATCCATCACCACTACGACGTGTCCAACGACTTCTACGAGTGGGTGCTGGGGCCGTCGATGACCTATACCTGCGCGGTCTATCCGACTCCGGATGCGACGCTGGAGCAGGCCCAGGAGAACAAGTACCGGCTGATCTTCGACAAGCTGCGGTTGAGCCCCGGCGACGTGTTGCTCGACGTGGGCTGCGGCTGGGGCGGCATGGTGCGCTACGCGGCGCGGCACGGGGTGCGCGCCATCGGTGCGACGCTGTCGGCCGAGCAGGCCCAGTGGGCGCAGCGCGCGATCGCCGACGCTGGCCTGGCCGACCGAGCCGAGGTGCGGCACTGCGACTATCGCGATGTCGGCGAATCCGGGTTCGACGCGGTCTCCTCGATCGGGATGACCGAACACATCGGCGTGGCCAATTACCCCGCCTATTTCGATTTCCTCAAGTCCAAGCTGCGTCGTGGCGGCCTACTGCTGAACCACTGCATCACCCGAGCGGACAACAAATCCAGTGCGACCGCGGGCGATTTCATCGACCGCTATGTGTTCCCCGATGGGGAGCTGGCTGGATCGGGCCGGATCATCAGCGAGATTCAGGACGTCGGCCTAGAGGTACTGCACACCGAGAACCTGCGCAATCACTACGAGTTGACCCTGCGCGACTGGTGCGCCAACCTGGTGGCGCACTGGGACGACGCCGTGGCCGAGGTCGGGCTGGCCACTGCCAAGGTGTGGGGCCTGTACATGGCCGGTTCCCGGCTGGGCTTCGAGCACAACGGTATTCAGCTTCATCACGCGCTGGCGGTCAACGGCGGCGACGACGCCGGCCTGCCGCTGCGGCCGTGGTGGCGGCCCTAA